One window from the genome of Pedococcus badiiscoriae encodes:
- a CDS encoding helix-turn-helix transcriptional regulator — protein MGSAQAAQLVPLVGRGAEQGRLAALLDGVAQGTPGVLLVGGEAGVGKTALVRDACARFSGQVLWGTCVHFVGTPVPFAAVVSALEGWLAAASGPERVEVLSGLDALRALLPSSPSAGAVEPGVLLTQLDAALLRIAQRDPLVLVVDDLQWADPSTLDLLAFLVAGLGSERVGVIATVRDEDRPDGHLVNGWVADLRRMPPVSEVHLERLGEQDTADQVETLLGAQGADPGLGARVYARSGGNPYLTELIAAEPAELLSTSPVAEALRAAVLLRWHGLSEPARGVTRVLAIGGRPVGVDVLEGVVGLLGDRSAFGADVREGLAEGVAAGVLAHCDGGRVWFRHPLIADILTGDATGPDPSSVHSAYAKVLAHRSGSEPGDVASHHELAGEWTEAYRWSLTAAQFTAAAQGFVEHLQHLQRACGLWPRVRAATAPTSEYVDLLLRTSRAAQCVAEPEQALSLIDEALSLTERADSPALACRLLTLRHRMQVEAEHLAWTGVTTALREAEQIVQSLPGTAERAIVDSSLAWTEIWAGRERGRELADEALRAARATGSPDALIPALVVSALAHPASAEALGWLEEAYELARVSGAAAEMADAALGVHNLHQAHGQYAAALESGLRRGADLFLAGAPVLARFVLTSAAYFALCLGQWETAQASLRPALAAADGGHREAVARATMAILCARRGELAAAQRQLDRAAQISTTQYMGTATYPYGAVELLLAQRKPDLALDVVDAEIGAVVLGDPRDSDELLVLAARAAADLAQDGRDRGQRDVVQVAQERLRAVLAAGWGDRRPFTAWDDADLLTPAVRAMYEAELARLDDRPDQAHSWARAHRACQRAGRRWDEAVAAAHEAHAALRAGQPRPRAAELLREAMGIALELGAAPLRRRVETTAAAAHLVLEPIAEASLSVPEGRPWTGLTPREQEVLAHVVAGRSNTEIAKALFISDKTVSVHISNILRKSGTTSRVDAAAWATRLADAP, from the coding sequence ATGGGTTCAGCCCAGGCGGCTCAGCTGGTGCCGCTCGTCGGCCGAGGCGCGGAACAGGGGCGCCTAGCGGCGTTGCTTGACGGGGTTGCGCAGGGGACGCCGGGGGTGCTGCTGGTCGGTGGCGAGGCCGGGGTCGGCAAGACCGCTTTGGTGCGGGACGCGTGTGCGCGGTTCTCCGGGCAGGTGCTGTGGGGGACGTGCGTGCATTTCGTGGGCACGCCTGTCCCGTTTGCCGCCGTCGTGTCGGCGTTGGAGGGGTGGCTCGCAGCGGCCAGTGGGCCAGAGCGGGTTGAGGTGTTGTCCGGGCTCGACGCGCTGCGTGCCCTTCTGCCCAGCAGCCCGTCAGCGGGCGCCGTCGAGCCCGGTGTGCTGCTCACTCAGCTCGACGCCGCACTGCTGCGCATCGCGCAACGTGACCCGCTTGTCCTGGTGGTGGACGACCTGCAGTGGGCGGATCCGTCGACTCTTGACCTGCTCGCGTTCCTCGTCGCGGGGCTGGGGTCCGAGCGGGTCGGGGTCATCGCGACCGTTCGTGACGAGGACCGCCCGGACGGCCATCTGGTCAACGGGTGGGTGGCCGACCTTCGACGGATGCCGCCCGTGAGCGAGGTTCACCTGGAACGCCTGGGGGAACAGGACACTGCCGACCAGGTCGAGACCCTGCTGGGCGCCCAAGGCGCCGACCCCGGCTTGGGCGCGCGGGTGTACGCCCGCTCGGGCGGCAACCCCTACCTCACCGAGCTCATCGCGGCGGAGCCCGCCGAGCTGCTGTCCACGAGTCCAGTGGCTGAGGCCCTTCGGGCGGCAGTCCTGCTGCGCTGGCATGGGCTCAGTGAACCGGCGCGTGGGGTGACACGTGTCCTCGCGATCGGCGGCCGACCCGTGGGGGTCGACGTACTGGAGGGAGTCGTCGGGCTCCTCGGCGACCGCAGCGCGTTCGGCGCAGACGTGCGCGAAGGGCTGGCCGAGGGCGTGGCCGCTGGTGTGCTCGCCCACTGCGACGGCGGGCGGGTGTGGTTCCGCCACCCGCTCATCGCCGACATTCTGACTGGCGACGCAACAGGCCCTGACCCCAGCTCGGTCCATTCGGCGTACGCCAAGGTGCTCGCACATCGGAGCGGGTCCGAGCCTGGGGACGTAGCCAGTCACCACGAGCTGGCCGGGGAGTGGACCGAGGCATACCGGTGGTCGCTGACCGCTGCACAGTTCACCGCCGCAGCGCAGGGCTTTGTCGAACACCTGCAGCATCTGCAGCGGGCCTGCGGGCTGTGGCCACGCGTTCGAGCAGCGACGGCACCGACCAGCGAGTACGTGGACCTGCTCTTGCGCACCAGCCGGGCCGCCCAGTGCGTTGCCGAACCCGAACAGGCCCTGTCCCTGATCGACGAGGCGCTGTCGCTCACCGAGCGTGCGGACAGTCCCGCTCTGGCCTGCAGGCTGCTGACGTTGCGGCACCGGATGCAGGTCGAGGCCGAGCATCTGGCGTGGACCGGGGTCACGACCGCCCTCCGCGAGGCGGAGCAGATCGTGCAGTCGCTGCCGGGGACCGCGGAGCGGGCCATCGTGGACTCCTCGCTCGCCTGGACGGAGATCTGGGCGGGTCGCGAACGGGGCCGTGAGCTTGCTGACGAGGCCCTTCGGGCGGCGCGGGCGACGGGTTCCCCGGATGCGCTCATCCCCGCACTGGTCGTGAGCGCGTTGGCTCACCCGGCCAGCGCCGAGGCCCTCGGCTGGCTCGAGGAGGCGTACGAGCTGGCCAGGGTCAGTGGTGCTGCGGCCGAGATGGCCGATGCAGCCCTGGGCGTGCACAACCTCCACCAGGCGCATGGGCAGTATGCGGCGGCGTTGGAGTCTGGCCTGCGCCGGGGCGCTGACCTGTTCCTGGCCGGCGCGCCGGTCCTCGCAAGGTTCGTGCTGACCTCGGCCGCGTACTTCGCGCTGTGCCTGGGGCAGTGGGAGACGGCCCAGGCGAGCCTGCGTCCGGCGTTGGCTGCTGCTGACGGTGGACACCGGGAGGCCGTCGCGCGCGCAACGATGGCAATCCTGTGCGCCCGCCGAGGTGAGCTCGCGGCGGCGCAGCGACAACTGGACAGGGCGGCGCAGATCTCGACGACGCAGTACATGGGCACGGCGACCTACCCGTACGGGGCGGTGGAGCTCCTGCTGGCTCAACGCAAGCCCGATCTGGCCCTCGATGTGGTGGACGCCGAGATCGGTGCGGTCGTCCTCGGCGATCCGCGCGACAGTGACGAGCTCCTCGTTCTGGCGGCGCGCGCCGCGGCAGATCTCGCGCAGGACGGGCGTGACCGCGGGCAGCGGGACGTGGTCCAGGTGGCGCAGGAGCGCCTGCGTGCTGTCCTGGCTGCAGGCTGGGGCGATCGGAGGCCGTTCACGGCATGGGACGACGCGGACCTGCTGACCCCGGCCGTGCGGGCCATGTATGAGGCGGAGCTGGCACGCCTTGACGACCGACCTGACCAGGCGCATTCCTGGGCTCGCGCGCACCGCGCTTGCCAGCGAGCCGGGCGGCGTTGGGATGAGGCGGTGGCCGCCGCCCATGAGGCGCATGCCGCGTTGCGCGCTGGCCAGCCTCGGCCGCGGGCGGCCGAGCTCCTGCGTGAGGCCATGGGCATCGCCCTCGAGCTGGGCGCGGCGCCGCTGCGTCGCCGTGTCGAGACCACCGCCGCAGCAGCCCACCTTGTCCTCGAACCCATCGCCGAGGCATCACTGTCGGTCCCAGAAGGGCGGCCATGGACTGGGCTTACTCCCCGCGAGCAGGAGGTGTTGGCTCATGTGGTCGCGGGCCGCTCGAACACGGAGATCGCCAAGGCGCTGTTCATCAGCGACAAGACCGTCAGCGTGCACATCTCCAACATCCTGCGTAAGTCCGGCACGACCAGTCGCGTCGACGCGGCTGCGTGGGCGACCCGGCTCGCTGACGCGCCCTGA
- a CDS encoding GMC family oxidoreductase — MAAVASAVVVGAGSAGCMVAAQMARAGRDVVLVEAGADLRGREPPQLRDGWGLYREHAWGYVSEPDAAGAMTTVLRTRLVGGTAWLTRFALRNHPADYKDWDQLIGGGWSYPEVVDAFNTIEQDLEFGDSPWHGQQGPIPVTRYPDVPSTEFDGAVQQGLRESQFRWEPDLNRPGATGFGRIPMNSIAGRRVTTVDLLNEAHPNLELHAESLAAEVVFEGSRAVGVRLSDGSTIHADTVVLAAGVYGSPCLLMRSGIGPAARLADLGIRVVVDLAGVGENLCDHPAVSLDVGYRGVQRPGPLLHTIASFASPAGDSGDGRPDLGLWGSDPEGEPAEGWLDVLLWRPQGRGRVRLNSREPAELPLIRLPSLTDEDVVVLSHGVRQALDVMAAPALQALATPAHTAVPEGWEALGGWVRDNAYSLPHTVGTCGMGASPQGGAVVDAAGRVYGVDGLYVADASVLPGPPTGFPHLVTLMMASRITDKILAHAGSPR; from the coding sequence ATGGCGGCAGTCGCATCGGCGGTTGTTGTCGGCGCGGGGAGCGCCGGGTGCATGGTCGCTGCGCAGATGGCCCGAGCCGGCCGAGACGTGGTTCTCGTCGAGGCCGGGGCCGACCTCCGCGGCCGTGAACCACCGCAGCTGCGCGATGGCTGGGGGCTCTACCGCGAGCATGCGTGGGGCTACGTCAGCGAACCAGACGCAGCGGGCGCGATGACCACCGTGTTGCGCACCAGGCTGGTGGGGGGCACGGCGTGGCTGACGCGCTTCGCGCTGCGAAACCACCCGGCCGATTACAAAGATTGGGACCAGCTGATCGGCGGGGGTTGGAGCTACCCCGAGGTGGTCGACGCGTTCAACACCATCGAGCAAGACCTCGAGTTCGGCGACAGCCCGTGGCACGGACAGCAGGGCCCGATCCCGGTCACCCGATACCCGGACGTGCCGTCGACCGAGTTCGACGGCGCCGTTCAGCAGGGACTTCGCGAGAGTCAGTTTCGATGGGAGCCAGACCTCAACCGGCCGGGGGCCACCGGGTTCGGACGGATACCGATGAACTCGATCGCAGGGCGCAGGGTGACGACCGTCGACCTGCTGAACGAGGCACACCCGAACCTGGAGCTTCACGCTGAGTCGCTCGCGGCCGAGGTCGTCTTCGAGGGGTCACGAGCTGTGGGGGTCCGTTTGAGCGACGGATCGACCATCCATGCTGACACCGTCGTGCTCGCGGCCGGTGTGTACGGCAGCCCGTGCCTGCTGATGCGTTCGGGGATTGGCCCTGCCGCGAGGCTCGCCGACCTCGGCATACGCGTCGTGGTGGATCTCGCCGGCGTGGGGGAGAACCTCTGCGATCATCCCGCCGTCTCCCTGGACGTCGGCTACCGCGGCGTGCAGCGTCCAGGTCCGCTTCTGCACACGATCGCGAGCTTCGCCTCCCCGGCCGGGGACAGTGGGGATGGCCGTCCCGACCTTGGCCTGTGGGGCAGCGATCCGGAGGGCGAGCCTGCGGAGGGCTGGCTGGACGTGCTGTTGTGGCGTCCACAGGGGCGTGGACGAGTGCGACTCAACTCCCGAGAGCCGGCGGAGCTGCCGCTAATTCGCCTGCCCAGCCTCACTGACGAGGATGTAGTGGTGCTGTCCCATGGCGTGCGCCAAGCCCTCGACGTGATGGCAGCACCGGCCCTGCAGGCGCTCGCCACCCCTGCGCACACGGCCGTCCCGGAGGGGTGGGAGGCCCTTGGTGGTTGGGTCCGGGACAACGCCTACTCGCTACCTCACACTGTCGGCACGTGCGGGATGGGAGCCTCGCCGCAAGGTGGCGCCGTTGTCGACGCCGCCGGCCGGGTGTATGGCGTGGACGGGTTGTACGTTGCGGACGCATCTGTCCTGCCCGGCCCACCAACCGGATTCCCGCACCTGGTCACGCTGATGATGGCATCCCGGATAACCGACAAGATCCTGGCCCACGCAGGATCACCGCGCTGA
- a CDS encoding nuclear transport factor 2 family protein translates to MWSSVEPVTVLGAWRKASGQHELDELFTSLGASFSDCTSCAVEVLSYDVVEDMAYTAGLEHTSVSVDGEARTYTLRVTQVYRRENGQWKLAHRHGDTLVPDV, encoded by the coding sequence ATGTGGTCGAGCGTCGAACCGGTCACCGTGCTTGGCGCCTGGCGCAAGGCCAGTGGACAGCACGAGCTGGATGAGCTGTTCACCTCCCTCGGTGCAAGCTTCTCGGACTGCACCTCCTGCGCCGTCGAGGTGCTGTCATACGACGTGGTCGAGGACATGGCATACACCGCCGGGCTTGAGCACACCTCCGTCTCCGTTGACGGAGAGGCGCGGACGTACACGTTGCGCGTAACTCAGGTGTACCGACGCGAGAACGGCCAGTGGAAGCTCGCGCACCGACACGGCGACACGCTGGTGCCTGACGTTTAG
- a CDS encoding SIMPL domain-containing protein has protein sequence MTSQPMSRGAVAVATAVLLGGAFWVGSHSGREASAATLVTYPSPTTPGTAATGSSPGITVTGTARVAGKPDTLRLDLSVQTRGATVGKALDAANALTGRVQSSLSRSGTAAKDIQTSNLQVQPDYSYPTNGTPVIKGYVVSEGVTATLRSLGSAGNAITAAINAGGNAVQVNGISLDLEDNGKLLTAARDQAVANARTKAEQYARAAGRGLGGVVSITETVADPVPINYDLRAVSAKDASSPVPIQAGSDTVGVTITVVYAFS, from the coding sequence ATGACCAGCCAGCCGATGTCCCGTGGAGCGGTCGCCGTCGCGACCGCCGTGTTGCTGGGAGGCGCCTTCTGGGTCGGCTCCCACTCCGGTCGCGAAGCCTCCGCCGCGACCCTCGTCACGTACCCCAGCCCGACCACGCCCGGCACCGCGGCCACCGGCAGCAGTCCCGGCATCACCGTCACAGGGACCGCGCGCGTCGCCGGCAAACCGGACACCCTGCGACTCGACCTCAGCGTCCAGACCCGTGGCGCCACCGTCGGGAAGGCCCTCGACGCGGCGAACGCGCTCACGGGTCGCGTCCAGTCCTCGCTCAGCCGCAGCGGCACCGCCGCCAAGGACATCCAGACCTCGAACCTTCAGGTCCAGCCCGACTACTCCTACCCGACCAACGGCACCCCGGTCATCAAGGGCTACGTGGTCAGCGAAGGCGTCACCGCCACTCTCCGCAGCCTGGGCAGCGCCGGCAACGCCATCACCGCAGCCATCAACGCCGGCGGAAATGCCGTGCAGGTCAACGGGATCAGCCTCGACCTCGAGGACAACGGCAAGCTCCTCACGGCCGCCCGCGACCAAGCCGTCGCGAACGCCAGGACCAAGGCCGAGCAGTACGCCAGGGCAGCGGGTCGCGGTCTGGGTGGCGTCGTCAGCATCACCGAGACGGTCGCCGACCCCGTGCCGATCAACTACGACCTGCGCGCTGTTTCCGCCAAGGACGCCTCGTCGCCGGTACCGATCCAGGCCGGCAGCGACACCGTCGGCGTGACGATCACCGTCGTCTACGCCTTCAGCTGA
- a CDS encoding alpha/beta hydrolase: MTVNGRVLLAAAAALAMGLSGCSLLGDGPNTAVPPVPQAKRTAPTGSEALATFYGQKLDWKRCGAGQCAGLSVPMDYAKPDGAAITIQVLRMPATKQSQRIGSLVVDPGGPGASGIDYARAADFIVGKPVRQRFDIVGFDPRGVHRSRPVDCLSDAQMDTFLAQDPTPDTPTEVQSFMASMKDLGAECLARTGPLLAHISTEDSAKDMDILRSALGDAKLNYLGKSYGTQLGAVYAGLFPSLVGRFVLDGVLPPDLTWEETAVGQADGFERAAHAWARDCVAQGGCPLGDSESAVMTRVGGLLKQLDSSPVPMRDGRESMLTEGWASLGVAQAMYDQGSWGALTAALQQVLVNGDGTKLMLLADEYARRVPSGRYTDNLLEAFYAISCLDTPGTPDPKAYEDAVAKASVKAPVFGPALAWGAATCSQWPVKAGQGPHKISAAGSGPIVVIGTTRDPATPYEWAVREREQLANARLLTFDGDGHTAYTRSNSCIDNAVNDYYTSGKVPADKTSC; encoded by the coding sequence ATGACGGTGAACGGACGAGTCCTGCTGGCGGCTGCCGCTGCGCTGGCCATGGGGCTGTCCGGGTGTTCCCTGCTCGGCGACGGGCCCAACACGGCTGTGCCGCCCGTGCCCCAGGCCAAGCGCACCGCCCCGACCGGGTCGGAGGCGCTCGCCACGTTCTACGGGCAGAAGCTCGACTGGAAGCGCTGCGGAGCCGGACAGTGCGCCGGGCTGTCGGTCCCGATGGACTACGCCAAGCCGGACGGCGCTGCGATCACCATCCAGGTGCTGCGGATGCCGGCCACCAAGCAGTCGCAGCGGATCGGGTCCCTCGTGGTCGACCCCGGCGGCCCGGGAGCCTCCGGCATCGACTACGCCCGGGCCGCTGACTTCATCGTGGGCAAGCCGGTGCGGCAGCGCTTCGACATCGTCGGGTTCGACCCCCGCGGGGTGCATCGCTCCCGCCCGGTCGACTGCCTCAGCGACGCCCAGATGGACACGTTCCTGGCGCAGGACCCCACCCCTGACACCCCGACCGAGGTGCAGTCCTTCATGGCGTCCATGAAGGACCTGGGCGCTGAGTGCCTCGCCAGGACCGGTCCGCTGCTCGCCCACATCTCCACCGAGGACTCCGCCAAGGACATGGACATCCTGCGGTCGGCCCTCGGCGACGCGAAGCTCAACTACCTCGGCAAGTCCTACGGCACCCAGCTCGGCGCGGTGTATGCCGGCCTGTTCCCTTCGCTGGTGGGCCGGTTCGTCCTCGACGGGGTCCTGCCTCCCGACCTGACCTGGGAGGAGACGGCGGTCGGCCAGGCCGACGGGTTCGAGCGCGCGGCGCACGCGTGGGCCCGGGACTGCGTCGCCCAGGGGGGCTGCCCTCTCGGTGACAGCGAGTCCGCCGTGATGACCCGCGTGGGCGGCCTGCTCAAGCAGCTCGACAGCTCGCCGGTGCCGATGAGGGACGGCCGCGAGTCGATGCTCACGGAGGGGTGGGCGAGCCTCGGCGTGGCCCAGGCGATGTACGACCAGGGGTCCTGGGGTGCGCTCACGGCAGCGTTGCAGCAGGTCCTGGTCAACGGCGATGGCACCAAGCTGATGCTCCTCGCCGACGAGTACGCGCGGCGCGTCCCCAGTGGCAGGTACACCGACAACCTGCTCGAGGCCTTCTATGCGATCAGCTGCCTGGACACCCCGGGGACCCCGGACCCGAAAGCCTACGAGGACGCGGTGGCCAAGGCGAGTGTCAAGGCTCCGGTGTTCGGTCCGGCGCTGGCGTGGGGTGCGGCAACGTGCAGCCAGTGGCCGGTCAAGGCGGGCCAGGGACCGCACAAGATCAGCGCCGCGGGCAGCGGACCGATCGTCGTCATCGGCACCACGCGTGACCCGGCGACCCCCTACGAGTGGGCGGTGCGCGAGCGAGAGCAGCTCGCGAACGCACGACTGCTGACCTTCGACGGCGACGGGCACACCGCCTACACGCGGTCCAACTCGTGCATCGACAACGCCGTCAACGACTACTACACGAGCGGCAAGGTCCCAGCCGACAAGACCTCCTGCTGA
- a CDS encoding DNA polymerase III subunit delta': protein MTVWRDVIGQDTAVATLQRAVTDTTAMTHAWLLTGPPGSGRSVAARAFAAALECPQHGCGECRECRTAVDGTHADVDVIATEGLSIKVEQARELAAMSALRPSVGPFRVIIVEDADRLTERAADALLKAIEEPVARTVWILCAPSLEDVVITIRSRSRHVRLRTPPAEAVAELLHRRDGVEMPMAMYAARAAQSHVGLARRLARDEGARIRRRDVISLAGRIHGVGDAIGAAADLASIADEESTAAAAERDSAERQRLMEVLGADPSARTQPPHIRSQLSGLEKEQKARATRHSRDVLDRSLVDLLSVYRDALILRSGAAIGLVNQDSLPIVQGVARSMSAEQLLHSMDAIGTARERIGLNVAPLLALEAMAISLRVPQ from the coding sequence GTGACGGTGTGGCGCGACGTCATCGGCCAGGACACGGCGGTCGCGACCCTGCAGCGCGCGGTCACCGACACGACTGCCATGACGCATGCGTGGCTGCTGACCGGCCCACCCGGGTCAGGACGATCGGTGGCGGCCCGCGCATTCGCCGCAGCGCTCGAGTGCCCGCAGCACGGTTGCGGTGAGTGCCGCGAGTGCCGCACCGCGGTGGACGGCACCCATGCAGATGTGGATGTCATTGCCACCGAAGGACTGTCCATCAAGGTCGAGCAGGCTCGGGAGCTGGCGGCCATGTCGGCCCTGCGGCCCTCCGTCGGTCCGTTCCGGGTCATCATCGTCGAGGACGCCGACCGGCTGACGGAGCGGGCCGCCGACGCCCTCCTCAAGGCCATCGAGGAACCGGTGGCGCGCACGGTGTGGATCCTGTGCGCGCCGTCGCTGGAGGACGTCGTCATCACGATCCGCTCGCGCTCGCGGCACGTCCGGCTGCGCACGCCGCCGGCCGAGGCGGTCGCCGAGCTGCTGCACCGACGCGACGGCGTCGAGATGCCGATGGCCATGTATGCCGCGCGGGCGGCGCAGAGCCACGTCGGGCTCGCCCGGCGGCTGGCCCGGGACGAGGGAGCCCGGATCAGGCGGCGCGACGTGATCAGCCTGGCAGGGCGGATCCACGGTGTCGGCGACGCGATCGGCGCGGCCGCCGACCTCGCCTCCATCGCGGACGAGGAGTCCACGGCGGCTGCGGCGGAGCGTGACTCGGCGGAGCGCCAGCGGCTCATGGAGGTGCTGGGCGCCGACCCCTCGGCCCGCACGCAGCCACCTCACATCCGCAGCCAGCTCTCGGGGCTGGAGAAGGAGCAGAAGGCACGCGCCACCCGGCACTCCCGCGACGTCCTCGACCGGTCGCTCGTCGACCTCCTGTCGGTCTATCGCGACGCCCTCATCCTGCGCAGCGGAGCGGCGATCGGCCTGGTCAACCAGGACAGCCTCCCCATCGTCCAGGGGGTGGCTCGCTCGATGAGCGCCGAGCAGCTGCTCCACTCGATGGACGCGATCGGCACGGCGCGCGAGCGGATCGGGCTCAACGTCGCTCCCCTGCTCGCCCTCGAGGCCATGGCGATCTCCTTGCGTGTGCCGCAATGA
- the tmk gene encoding dTMP kinase has protein sequence MTDGLFIAFEGGDGAGKSTQVALLREAFETAGRTVTVTRQPGGTPLGREIRDLVLHGAHVAPRAEALLFAADKAHHVDQLIRPSLEHGEVVLTDRYTDSAVAYQGAGRDLGAQEIHDLNMWAVDGLVPDLTVVVDVSAEEGRRRRGDVHDRLEAEQDTFHEAIRAHYLAMAQGNPERYVIVDGTLSAEAIHAQVVERLRTMGALP, from the coding sequence GTGACCGACGGACTCTTCATCGCCTTCGAGGGCGGCGACGGCGCGGGCAAGTCCACCCAGGTGGCCCTGCTCCGCGAGGCCTTCGAGACCGCCGGTCGCACCGTGACCGTCACCCGCCAGCCCGGGGGCACGCCCCTGGGGCGCGAGATCCGTGACCTGGTGCTGCACGGCGCGCACGTGGCACCGCGTGCCGAGGCGCTGCTGTTCGCGGCAGACAAGGCACACCACGTCGACCAGCTCATCCGGCCCTCGCTCGAGCACGGCGAGGTGGTGCTGACCGACCGGTACACCGACTCCGCCGTCGCCTACCAGGGGGCCGGGCGGGACCTCGGCGCCCAGGAGATCCACGACCTGAACATGTGGGCGGTCGACGGGCTGGTGCCCGACCTGACGGTCGTCGTGGACGTGTCGGCGGAGGAAGGACGGCGCCGTCGCGGTGACGTGCACGACCGGCTCGAGGCCGAGCAGGACACCTTCCACGAGGCGATCCGTGCCCACTACCTCGCGATGGCCCAGGGCAACCCGGAGCGGTACGTCATCGTCGACGGCACGCTCTCGGCCGAGGCGATCCACGCCCAGGTCGTCGAGCGGCTGCGCACCATGGGGGCGCTCCCGTGA
- a CDS encoding MerR family transcriptional regulator has protein sequence MTERTQTLLTVGQVAERLDVTVRTLHHYDEIGLLRPSERSPAGYRLYTADDLTRLQHVVVYRRLGFALEEVALLLAHPESVEQHLRRQRAAVQQRLDEMKDLVAAINRALEREMNDEHATAEDMMELFGDGFEDAQAEAEQRWGDTDAWQQSQRRTKSYTKADWEAVKAESDALHKGFTDAMDAGEPPTSVAAMDAAEAHRLNIDQRFYDCPPQFHRNLADMYTSDPRFTATYDEIRPGMAQYVRDAIYANADRQEQ, from the coding sequence ATGACCGAGAGGACGCAGACCCTGCTCACCGTGGGGCAGGTGGCCGAGCGGCTCGACGTGACGGTGCGGACCTTGCACCACTACGACGAGATCGGGCTGCTGCGGCCGAGCGAACGGTCGCCCGCGGGCTACCGGCTCTACACGGCGGACGACCTCACGCGCCTGCAGCACGTGGTGGTCTATCGCCGCCTCGGGTTCGCCCTGGAGGAGGTCGCACTCCTGCTGGCGCACCCCGAGAGCGTCGAGCAGCACCTGCGTCGTCAACGCGCAGCGGTCCAGCAACGGCTCGACGAGATGAAGGACCTCGTCGCGGCCATCAACCGAGCACTGGAGAGAGAGATGAACGACGAACACGCCACCGCCGAGGACATGATGGAGCTCTTCGGCGACGGCTTCGAAGACGCCCAGGCGGAGGCGGAGCAGCGTTGGGGTGACACCGATGCCTGGCAGCAGTCGCAGCGGCGCACGAAGAGCTACACGAAGGCCGACTGGGAGGCCGTCAAGGCGGAGAGCGACGCCCTGCACAAGGGTTTCACCGACGCCATGGACGCAGGGGAGCCGCCGACGAGCGTGGCGGCGATGGATGCGGCCGAGGCCCACCGGCTCAACATCGACCAGCGGTTCTACGACTGCCCGCCGCAGTTCCACCGCAACCTCGCCGACATGTACACCAGCGACCCGCGGTTCACGGCGACGTACGACGAGATCCGCCCGGGGATGGCGCAGTACGTCCGGGACGCCATCTACGCCAACGCGGATCGCCAGGAGCAGTAG
- a CDS encoding ABC transporter ATP-binding protein has translation MPNDATAQPAALLQTRALTKEFRGFRALSDVSLSVAEGTVHALVGPRGAGKSTVLNLLTGFLAPTSGRILFRGEDIAGWQPEQIARLGIARPLRITSLVDQLGVVEHIELALARDPRLLLLDEPTAGMGREDVDRMITLVSQAAVGRAVVLVDHNMRVVRSLADTVTVLQAGRVLAEGSYDQVRHDERVIAAYLGQG, from the coding sequence ATGCCCAACGACGCCACTGCGCAGCCGGCAGCCCTGCTCCAGACCCGGGCCCTGACCAAGGAGTTCCGTGGGTTCCGGGCCCTGTCGGACGTCAGCCTCAGCGTCGCAGAGGGCACGGTCCACGCCCTGGTCGGACCCCGCGGTGCGGGCAAGTCGACCGTGCTCAACCTGCTGACCGGGTTCCTCGCGCCCACGTCGGGCCGGATCCTCTTCCGCGGGGAGGACATCGCCGGTTGGCAGCCGGAACAGATCGCCCGCCTCGGCATCGCCAGGCCCCTCCGGATCACGAGCCTGGTCGACCAGCTGGGCGTCGTCGAGCACATCGAGCTGGCCCTGGCCCGGGACCCGCGGCTGTTGCTGCTCGACGAGCCGACGGCCGGGATGGGCAGGGAAGACGTCGACCGCATGATCACCCTGGTCAGCCAGGCCGCCGTGGGACGTGCCGTCGTCCTGGTCGACCACAACATGCGCGTGGTCCGGTCGCTGGCCGACACGGTGACGGTGCTGCAGGCGGGCCGGGTCCTGGCGGAGGGCAGCTATGACCAGGTGCGTCACGACGAGCGCGTCATCGCCGCCTACCTCGGACAGGGATGA